A segment of the Flavobacteriales bacterium genome:
AGCTGCTTCTCCAGGCCGCTGTTGCGGATCTCGAAATGGATGTGCTCGATGATCTCCTCCATGCGCGCCTGGATCACTTCGGCGAGCATGCGCAGGCTGATCTCCTTGGGCTCGCGGCCGCGCAGGCCGGGTATGCACACCACTTCATTCTCCTTGTTCTCCGCGGCCAGCGCGCTGCCGAACTTGGTCTTGAGCAATTCGGCCTGGTCGCGCATGATGCCGCAGCCCTGGCGGATATCCTCGGTGACCACGTTGCCGCCGAATGGGATCACCGCGGTGTGGCGGATGATGTTGTCGAGGAAGATGGCGATGTCCGTGGTGCCCCCGCCGATGTCCACCAGCACAACGCCGGCTTCCTTCTCCTGCTGGCTCAGCACGGCCTCTGCGCTGGCCAGCGGCTCCAGGACGAGGCCGGTGACGTTCAGCCCGGCGCGGTGCACGCACTTGTTGATGTTGCGCGCTGCGGTCACCTGCCCGCTGATGATGTGGAAGTTCGCCTCCAGCCGGATCCCGCTCATGCCGATGGGGTCTGGGATGCCCTGCTCATTGTCCACGATGAACTCCTGCGGGATCACATGGATGATCTCCTCGCCGGGAGGCATCACCAGGCGGTGGCTCTCCTCAATGAGCTGATCGATGTCCTTCTGCGAGATCTCCTCCTCGATGCTCTGCCGCATCTTCATGCCGCGGTGCTGCATGCTGCGGATGTGCTGGCCCGCGATGCCCACGTGCACGGTCTCGATGATCACGCCGGCCATGTCCGCTGCATCGTTCATGGCGGCCTTGATGCTGTCGACGGTGCGGGGGATGTTGGCCACCACGCCGCGGGTGACTCCTTCGCTGCGCGCTTTGCCCATGCCGAGCACCTCGATCTTGCCTTGGGCGTTGCGGCGCCCCACGATGCAGGCGATCTTGGTGGTGCCGATATCGAGGCCGGCGACGATGTCCAGGTGGTTATCAGAGGGGCTGCTCACGGTTCGTTGGGATTGGTTCGTTTGGTGCACACGATCTGTTCGCTGAAGCGCAGGTCGATCCGGCTGTAGCGCCGCCAATCGGCCTTGGGGATGCCGTGCTTGTAGAAGAGCCGGAGCTTCGCGAAGCGCTGCTCGAGGCTGCTTCCATCGCCGATGAGGATGCGCTGGCGACCTACGGTTGGCACCAGTTCCATCTGGCCATCGGCCGCCACCACCACCTGGTCGATCAAGGCGCTCCATAGATCATCCTGCCGCAGGAACATGGCCAGGCGGTGCAGCTCGTCGGAGCGGCAGCGGCCGGTGAGCGTGTCGTGCGCATGCACGTTGATCACGCCGTGCGCGGTGCCCGGCTCGTACAGCCAACCCATGGCCACGGGCACCCGGGCCGTGTAGCGCTCTTGCACGGGCATGGTGAAGCCATCGGCATCGATGTAGAAGCTGCTGCCATCGGCGTTGATCACGCGGATCACAGGCTCGCGCTGGCGCACGGTGACATGCAGCACGCCATGCAGGTCGTGATAGGCCTCGGCATCGGCCACGCACGGGATCGCGCGAAGGCGGCGCTCCAGTCCGGCGAGGTCAACCTGGCCAGCGGCCGCGCCGATCACGCCGCCCTGGTCGGCTAACGTGCGCCGCACGGATTCCTCATCGATGAAATGCAGGCCCTCGCCGCCCTGCACCGCCACCGTCAATTCGGCGATCGGCGTAAGGGCGGTGCTGCGGTCAACGAAGCCCAGGATGATCAGCGCGCCAACGGTGCCTAGCGCGAAGCCCAATGGGCGCAGGAAGCGGCGCAGGCGGCTCATGGCGATTGGCGTTGGTTCAGCAGGCGTTCGATCGGAGGCACCAAACGGTCGATGTCCCCGGCCCCCATGGTGACCACGACATCGACCGCTTGCGAAGCAACCGCTTCCACAAGCGCGGTTTTGTCCGTGCACGACTTCTTATCCATAGGCACCTGTTCGAGGAGCCACTCGGAGGTGATCCCCGGGATCGGCTCCTCGCGCGCTGGGTAGATGGGCAGCAGGATGAGCTCGTCGAGCGCGGCGAGGCTTATAGCGAAATCGGCGGCGAGGTCGCGCGTGCGGGTGAAGAGGTGCGGCTGGAAGATGCCCGTGATCCTTCGTCCTGGATAGAGCTCACGCACGCTGGCGATACAGGCATCGAGCTCCTTCGGGTGGTGCGCGTAATCGTCGATCAGGGCCACATGCGGCAGGCTGATACGGGTCTCGAACCGGCGTGACACGCCCCGGAAGGAGGCCAGGCCCTGGCGCAGCAGCTCGGGGCTTACGCCCATTCGCAAGGCCACGGTGCTCGCAGCGACGGCATTCTCGACGTTATGCCTCCCGGGCATTCCCAAGGTGAGGCCGCGCAGCTCCTGGCCCTCGGCGATGAGATCGAAGTGATAGCGTCCGCTCGCAACGGTGATGTT
Coding sequences within it:
- the ftsA gene encoding cell division protein FtsA yields the protein MERLDRPGGGGGRWPDGTGANRRSPAHPHRRWKQPRAALREAPALLQARHPQGRLAALQPDRPALQRTDRVHQTNQSQRTVSSPSDNHLDIVAGLDIGTTKIACIVGRRNAQGKIEVLGMGKARSEGVTRGVVANIPRTVDSIKAAMNDAADMAGVIIETVHVGIAGQHIRSMQHRGMKMRQSIEEEISQKDIDQLIEESHRLVMPPGEEIIHVIPQEFIVDNEQGIPDPIGMSGIRLEANFHIISGQVTAARNINKCVHRAGLNVTGLVLEPLASAEAVLSQQEKEAGVVLVDIGGGTTDIAIFLDNIIRHTAVIPFGGNVVTEDIRQGCGIMRDQAELLKTKFGSALAAENKENEVVCIPGLRGREPKEISLRMLAEVIQARMEEIIEHIHFEIRNSGLEKQLIAGIVLTGGGAQLKHLKHLVELLTGMDARIGYPNEHLGQSKIEAVTSPLFATGVGLVMKGFEHLDQVRARIPAEAAPRKSKVNTGSGIGSIFDKFIAKTSDLLSTDDDI